A stretch of DNA from Aurantiacibacter atlanticus:
ATCACCAATCGTATCGAGCCGATCCAGGACGGAGGCAGCCTCACGCCCCTGCCGCTTTCGCTGCTGCGCCTGGGAGGAAGTGCAAGCTGACAAGAGCGCGGCCAGTGCGATTGCGAAGACAAGATTGCGCGCCGTCATGAAATTCCTATGCGCCCAAACGGACGCTGTAAATGGAGTATCAGGCGATATTGCCAAGAATGATGATGACTGCATTAAGCAGCAGGATCAGCACCAGCGGCGAAAAGTCTATCGCGCCTGTTGCAGGCAACAACCGGCGGATTGGCTGCAGCAGCGGATCGAGCAGTGACTGGATCGAGCGGTAGACCTGCGTCAGGAACTGGTTGCTGGGGCTGATCACGTTGAAGGCGAACAGCAGCCCGATAACGAACTGGATAATGACCAGGAAGATGATCGCATTCACGACCATGCTGAGAATCTGGATAATGGCGATCACGCGTTTTTCCCGTCTGTATTGTCAGGCGTGGCGGCAAGCCTGCCGATAGATTTGACCCAGAGGCAATCTAGGCGCGCTGACGCCCAGTCTCAAGCCGTAGTATTTGGAGTTGATGTTTGTCATGATATTTAGGTCGCACTGCATCAGGGTGGCGGAGCTAGCTCCCTGACTGGCAGGCGCTGACGAGAGTGCCTGCACCGCGACTGGTGAAGAACTCCAGCAGCATGGCATGGGGCACACGCCCATCCAGCACCACGGCGGCTTCGCAGCCCGCCTCTACCGCATCCACACAGGTTTGCAGCTTGGGTATCATCCCACCGCTGATCGTGCCGTTTTCCCGCAGTTCGGCAATGTCGGCGGGTTGCAGGTCGGTCAGCAGATTGCCCTGCTTGTCGAGCACGCCGGCAACATCGGTCAGCAGGAACAGTCGCGCCGCACCCAACGCTGCGGCAATCGCACCTGCCATGGTGTCGGCATTGATGTTGTAAGTGTGCCCCGCCCCGTCTGATGCGATGGGAGCGATGATCGGAATCATGCCCGCATCGCTCACGGTCTTGAGGACACTGGTATCGACTGCCACCGGCTCTCCGACAAAGCCGAGATCCACCGCCTGTTCGATCTGGCTGCCCGGATCCTTTGCCGTCCGCTTGACCTTTTCGGCACGCACCATCTTGCCATCCTTGCCCGACAGGCCAAGCGCCTTGCCTCCGGCCTGATTGACCCAGCCAACCAATTCCTTGTTGATAGAGCCGGATAAAACCATTTCGGCAATCTCGGCGGTGGCCTTGTCGGTCACGCGCAGACCGTCGACAAATGTGCTTTCGACACCCAGTTTCTTCAGCATGGCGCCGATCTGCGGGCCGCCGCCATGCACGACGACCGGATTGATACCGACAGCCTTCAGCAAGACGATATCTTCGGCGAAATCTTCCGCCGCAGCCGGATCGCCCATTGCATGGCCACCGTATTTCACCACGAAGCTGCGGCCTGCATAGCGCTGGAAATAGGGCAGCGCCTCGATCAGTGTCTCGGCCTTGGTCAGCATGGTTGCGTCGCTGGGCTGTGGATTGACAGTATTGGTCATGGGAGCGCGCAATAGTGTGCAAGTCTGCCAAGGGCCAGCAATTTGCGCTATCCAATTACCGGGGACGGGCAGAACAATTGTGTTCCGCGACTTAACGAGAAATCAATAAAGGCAGGCGACAGTGTGGCATAGCAGAATTCGCTCTTCACTTGGCTTTCCCGGCCAATTGGAGTGACAGGAGGTTGTTCATGAACGAACCGGCCAATTCAGATACTACCAAAGGGCGCCGCAAGACGGATCGCCGCAAGTCCGATATGCCTCGCGATGGCGTGGATCGCCGTATGGGTGATCGCCGCAGTAGCCCGCGCATTTTGGCACAGTAGGCCCCACTCCAGCCGCTGGTTGTTTCTGGCCTTCGCGCCCTGCTTGCGGCAAGACTGCGTGCCATGAAAAAGAAGCTTTATGAAGACAGGCTCGAGGCGCTTGAGCATGAACTGGTTGCTATGGCCCGCTGGGCAAAAGCCACCGGCGAGCGCATTTGCGTGCTGCTCGAAGGGCGCGATACGGCGGGCAAGGGCGGCACGATCAAGGCCATTGCCGACAGGGTGAACCCGCGCCAGTGTCGCATAGTCGCGCTGCCCAAGCCCAGCGATGTGGAGCGCACGCAATGGTATTTCCAACGCTATGTGCCGCACCTCCCCGCCGCAGGAGAGATCGTGCTGTTCGATCGCAGCTGGTATAACCGCGCTGGCGTCGAAAAAGTGATGGGCTTTGCCAGCGATACGGAGGTTGACAAATTCCTGCGCGAAGTGCCGGTCTTCGAAAGATTGCTGGTCGATGATGGCATCAGGCTTTTCAAATACTGGTTAAGCGCAGATCAGGCCCATCAGGAGGAACGCTTTGCCGAACGGCTGGAGGACCCGCTCAAACGCTGGAAGCTTTCGCCCATCGACATAAAGGCGCGCACGAAGTTTGCCGATTACAGCGCCGCGAGGGAGGCCATGTTTGCCGCCACGCATACAGATCACGCGCCATGGACCGTGGTTGACTACAACGATCAGAAGCACGGCCGCCTTACGCTGATCCATGACCTGCTCGATCGCCTGCCCGATACACACATCCCCGATCAACCGCTCGACTGGCCAGCGCTTGACCATGCGCCGCTGGATGAGGCGTTCGATCTGCTCCGGCCGATTGCACCCTATCCGCTGGACGATTGATCCCTGCTATAGCCCTGCCATGAGCATGATTATGACCATCACCCTATCACCCGCCCGCCTTGCCGCCGCCTTCGCCACGCTGGCTCTTGCCGCCTGTGCCAGTACGCCATCCATTCCCGCCCTGCCGCCATCGCAGGAGGCATATTGGGACAATCTGGCAAGCCATTGCGGGAATGCCTATGCGGGCGGCCTTGCCAGTTCGGATGAGCGGGATGCCGATTGGGCGGGCAAGCGCATGGTGGCCCACTGGGCGCAATGTTCGCCCACCCGCATTGCCATCGCCTTCCATGTGGAGGACGCTGGCGAGGCGGAGGGATGGAACCGCAGCCGCACCTGGATCGTCACCCGCACCTCCGATGGCCTGCGCCTCAAACACGATCACCGCCATTCTGATGGCACGCAGGACGCCGTCACCCAATATGGCGGCGATACGCTGTCATCCGGCACTGCCCGCGTGCAGGATTTCCCCGTCGATGCCTTTTCCATCGCCCTGTTCGAGCGTGAGGGACTGGACGCATCGCTCACCAATATCTGGCGCGTGGAGGTGGACCCGGCAGACCAGCGCGCCGCCCGCTTTGCCTATCAACTCACCCGCCGCAACGATCCCACCCGCCTGTTTCGCGTGGAATTTGATGCAAGCCGCAATATCGCCGTCCCGCCGCCTGCCTGGGGCTGGTAGAGCACGGCCCTGCCGCGATCAGGGTGACAAAGGTTACACAGTGTCACCCTGCCCGATAGGGCCAGAACCCGCGCAATTCTGCGGGTTTTCACGCCATGACGCAGGGTGACACCTTTGCACATAAAACGCAGTTTCACAGGCGCAGCGCATCCATCAATTGCACCCAACCTTGGTGGGCGCTGGCACCTGTGTAGGAAAGTGCTAGGCTGGCGGTGATGAACCAGACGCAATCCGATCCGCACAGGCAATCGCCCGAAGCCGACACCGGAGCCGGCACCCCCTACGGCACCGGCCCCGGCACCGGCATCACGTTACAAAAACCGCTGATCGTGGGCTTGCTCTATCTGCTCAACATCTTCCTTGGGTTTTCCGTCTTTGTCGGCCTCATCCTCGCCTATGTCTGGCGCGGCGAGGAGGGGACGCAAGACTGGGAGCGCACCCATTACACCTATCTCATCCGCACCTTCTGGATCGGACTGGCGATAATGGCCGTGATTGGCGCGGTGTGGCTCTTGATGTTTATATCGATGGCAACAACAGGGCAGTTTAGCGGAGCAGGAGAGGCGGAACCTGAAGTCTTCCTCACCATGATCATCGGAATGATATTGGCCATTGTCGGCATGATCTGGTTCTGCCTGCGCGCCATTTTGTCGATAGTGAAGGCAGGCGGCCAGCAACCGATGCAAAGGCCGGAGACTTGGCTGTTCTGAGCCAAGGCAGGCGGCATTTGCCGCTTGCGCTTTAGCCAATTCTGGCAACACTTGGCCGTGTGTCGAACATTCTGAAATTTCGCCGCGACCCGAAATGGATGCGCGAATTGAAGCGCAAGGCCCGCGCGCCCAAGCCGCCACCGCGCGGGGGCGGCACATTCTGGAAGCGGGCGCTTCGCGCCATTGGCCGCTGGCGGCTGGCTATCCTGATTGCAATAATGTTGATCGTGGGCGCGGATTCCTATCGCGGCGGGGCGGCGGCGCATTGGAATATCCTGCCGTGGACACCCGAGCCAACGGCTACTGACGCAGAGGCCGCGTGGTTCCAGATATGCAAGGGCGCAATCCGCTATACTTGCGTGATCGATGGCGACACGATCTGGTATCGCGGCGAGAAGATCCGCGTGCTCGGCATCGACGCGCCCGAGGTTTCCTCACCGGGATGCCCGCGCGAAGAGGAACTGGGCGAGCGCGCCACCTATGCCTTGCGCGATATCCTCAACGAAGGCCCCTTCACCCTAAGCCGCGACGGCTTTGAACCCAATCGCGATATCTACGACCGCCTGCTCCGCCGCGTCACACGCGAAGGCGAGCCGATTGCAGAACGGCTGATCTGGCAGGGACTGGCCGTGCGCTACCGCGCGGCGGGGCCGGGTTGGTGTGATTGAGAGGGACTTAGTCCGGCCATTCCGCGAGATAGACGGCCAAGAAAACGAGCAGCACCAACTGCGCAGCAGCGATGAAATGAAGGTCGCTGCTGAAAGGTTGTTTGCGTGTCTTGTGGCGGAAAATCTGCCGACCCGCGTAGGCCCCCAACGTGCCGCCAAGCAGCGCCCACCCCAGTAGAGTAGCTTCGCTGATACGAGATTGGCCAGTCTCGGCGTACCACTTATCCGTCCCGAAGGCGGCGAAGCTGACGAAGCTGATCCCGATCAAGTAATAGGTGAGCCACTCGGCAGTCACCAGTTCGAAAATCGCCAAGGCGCGCTGCTCCCGTCAAACCGAAGATCGGGATGTAAGTCGGTTTTGATTTACAGGAAGTAAAGCGCTTGGTCCGCCGTGTAACCTGCGCAAGCGACGCTATTTTGGATCGTAACTTGTTGCAATGGATGACAGTGAGGCATCGGGTCGTCGAGCTGAAAATATTTGGGCAAATTGCACCACTTTCCACGTGGTGATCCCGAGGTCTTAAGCTCCAAATGCACCGCTTCCCATCATCTTCCCAAGGTCAAATTCCCGCTGAGCTTTCTCAGATAAATTATGCAAAAGCGCATGATCTTCTACCAGCTTTTTGAATTTATCACGCCCCTCGCCATAACAACAATTCACCGCAATCAGAATGAGTTCGGACTCAGAAAGTGTCGCGCGGAGGATTTGAATATAGAAATGCTTTTCGTCGGTTGCTGACCTGTCAACATAGCGGACCAGATGGTATAAAAATCGGAAATAGTGCCCGAGATCATTCTGATATTTTTCGTAGGTCTTTTCCCACGATCTCATC
This window harbors:
- a CDS encoding YggT family protein; the protein is MIAIIQILSMVVNAIIFLVIIQFVIGLLFAFNVISPSNQFLTQVYRSIQSLLDPLLQPIRRLLPATGAIDFSPLVLILLLNAVIIILGNIA
- the ppk2 gene encoding polyphosphate kinase 2 yields the protein MKKKLYEDRLEALEHELVAMARWAKATGERICVLLEGRDTAGKGGTIKAIADRVNPRQCRIVALPKPSDVERTQWYFQRYVPHLPAAGEIVLFDRSWYNRAGVEKVMGFASDTEVDKFLREVPVFERLLVDDGIRLFKYWLSADQAHQEERFAERLEDPLKRWKLSPIDIKARTKFADYSAAREAMFAATHTDHAPWTVVDYNDQKHGRLTLIHDLLDRLPDTHIPDQPLDWPALDHAPLDEAFDLLRPIAPYPLDD
- a CDS encoding DUF4870 family protein; protein product: MNQTQSDPHRQSPEADTGAGTPYGTGPGTGITLQKPLIVGLLYLLNIFLGFSVFVGLILAYVWRGEEGTQDWERTHYTYLIRTFWIGLAIMAVIGAVWLLMFISMATTGQFSGAGEAEPEVFLTMIIGMILAIVGMIWFCLRAILSIVKAGGQQPMQRPETWLF
- a CDS encoding DUF1294 domain-containing protein, whose product is MAIFELVTAEWLTYYLIGISFVSFAAFGTDKWYAETGQSRISEATLLGWALLGGTLGAYAGRQIFRHKTRKQPFSSDLHFIAAAQLVLLVFLAVYLAEWPD
- the argB gene encoding acetylglutamate kinase; protein product: MTNTVNPQPSDATMLTKAETLIEALPYFQRYAGRSFVVKYGGHAMGDPAAAEDFAEDIVLLKAVGINPVVVHGGGPQIGAMLKKLGVESTFVDGLRVTDKATAEIAEMVLSGSINKELVGWVNQAGGKALGLSGKDGKMVRAEKVKRTAKDPGSQIEQAVDLGFVGEPVAVDTSVLKTVSDAGMIPIIAPIASDGAGHTYNINADTMAGAIAAALGAARLFLLTDVAGVLDKQGNLLTDLQPADIAELRENGTISGGMIPKLQTCVDAVEAGCEAAVVLDGRVPHAMLLEFFTSRGAGTLVSACQSGS
- a CDS encoding thermonuclease family protein — protein: MKRKARAPKPPPRGGGTFWKRALRAIGRWRLAILIAIMLIVGADSYRGGAAAHWNILPWTPEPTATDAEAAWFQICKGAIRYTCVIDGDTIWYRGEKIRVLGIDAPEVSSPGCPREEELGERATYALRDILNEGPFTLSRDGFEPNRDIYDRLLRRVTREGEPIAERLIWQGLAVRYRAAGPGWCD